The sequence below is a genomic window from Malassezia restricta chromosome IV, complete sequence.
GCAATCCGCCGGCTCAGCACGCCGCTCGGACGAGTCTCCAGAGGAGAAAGAGGCGTGGGAAAAGCGGTGCTCGGACTACTTGACGTGGCGCGATGCACACTACCCCATGTCGATCACGCCTGTGAATGAACTGACGGACGAGGACAAGCAGAATGACGCTTGCATGGCATGGGCTCATCCCGGAGCCGAGAAGCTCACGTTCAAAGAACTCTATATCGAGGCTCTGATGAACAGCGGCAAGTGCACCAAGAGCATGCGTGAAAAGTGCTTTTTGGACGAGGAGTATGCCGAAGACTTTTCGAAGGTGTGCCTGCTGGTCAATGTAGGCCGCATTAATACCACACTCGCGTTCTACCCGGAGATGAAGACGATTTTGCGCAGCTATCATCCCCTGCCATCGCTGCAAAAATCCGAGAACACGCGTCGTAATATGCAGGACGCACCGCGTATGAAGTCATTGCTCAAAGCTGTGCTTCTCCCATCGGAGCGCCCTGGTCCTCCTGGCGGCTCAGgcaccgcctcggcctcaGCCAAGCACGAAGAAGGCACAGATACGGAGGAAGTACCCACGGACGTGGCTGAGGTCGCTCGGCGtctgcgtcgtcagcgGTATCCGCCGACGTCGGTCGTCACGCTCATCTTCCTATTGACGCAGCAGTCCACGGATATTATGTCGATGCACTTCCCTCCGCCATTCGACGTTCACTCCCTCTTCTTCCCGCAGGCATCGCACCCCGTCTCAGCCAAAGACCGAGCGAATGTGTTTCTGTGGCTCTTGTACCACTACCTCGAGGGCCCTGCTGCCCtgccgcctggcgcgccagGCACGGAGAACCCCTTCGACGATGATGTctcacgcgccgcacgccatcgTGCGCATGAAGCCTGGATTCAACAGGGATCGGTGCCGCTCTCTGAAGCGCATCCACTGTGGCAAGGCACGCCGAATCCAGCCTATGCCAAGTGGTGCGAGATGTACGAGCATCTGCTCGATCCAAATGGCGACACTTATGCGTCTGCCACATCCCGGCGCTTCATCAAGAAGCGCGGAGCCGACCCTACTGACGAGGCAGATGTTCCAGCATGCCCCGAGTCGCACACGGATCGACTCCTCGTGCCTGCGATGCCCCGCATGTCGCCGGACGCGTATGCCCGCGAGGATGCAGACCCACCTGAGGAAATCGCATGGGGCAAGCAAATGCAAGAAGAGCGCGCAGCCTTCCTTGTACGCTTTCAGGAAGAGGAGCAGGCCAAAGTGCTTGCACAGAGCGGCATACTTGACGATCCCGAGCATGGTCGgtacgacgaggcacgACCTAAGAAACGACTGCCGATGAATACCCAAAGCTGTTATCCACTGGCCAACATCCTCGCGAACGCCGCCGCGGCAGGATCCCACGCTGGTGCCTTGACTCGCTCGCCGATTGGATTTGTGAAGCGTGCGCGTCTCTCGTCACGACACTCTCACTCATCACGGGACCACCGACTCGCGTCATCTGACTTGCACGATCTAGACCTGGATATCGATGGTGATGAGCATGGTGACGAGCACTCTCAAAATTCGTTTTGGGACTTGGACCTGTCCGCAGCTATGGGCTCAGCACCGGCCCCTTCCATGCTCCAACGCGCTTGGGAGCGTATCAAGCTGCATGCTGACCAGGACGACGAGAAACACGATTCTGATGACGACACGAACGATTCAGATGATGAGGCGATGCTTGCACGCCAACTCCTTGTCCttcggcgcacgcgcgaggCTCGAGGCGAGAACAAAGCGCAGGTAGCGGCCGTGTAACGTAGGTTTTTCTCCACTTCCATGTTTCGTGCTAATCGGAGTCTTTCGAGCGACGCGTTCGAAGCGTACCGTTTGGCCCCGCGCCAAGATGCCTATACGCGCATATACCCATTGCCAAAGCGTGTATATGTACACAGTGCTCAGGCAGGCGCGAGACTGGGATACAAGGAGCTCAAGGCCCAGGCAGACTACCCCGTGGCGGCCATCGTGCAAAATGAGCTGAGTTATGTCGCAGAAGATGGCTCGCTGATACATGCAGCAATCGGCATGGATATCTCATTTCGAGTGCAAGATACGCCATATGCGAATGCCGGTGTATTTGATGGGTCGCAATGCATGCCGACCCTTTCTCGCATGGGCAATGCATGGGTGCTCAGTGGAACTGGGACAAGCCTCCTTGCGATACACGGAGACGCACATACGCAAGTGGAAGTGCCAGGCGTAGAACACGACGGCGAAgccatgccatggcacgTCATGCATGCACAAGAATCGTATGCTCTTCTGCAACGAGCTGTCCGCCACTCGCCGTCGACCTACTTTGATGTGGTGTGTGTGTCCCTCTCTGATGACCGCGCACATATCCTGTGGCACGTCACCTGCGACCATCCTGTCACATATGCATTGTGCAATGGCCCTGAAGCTTTGTTGGCAGCAGAAACACCCGTCTCCCTTCCTACGCGAGACACCCCCAAACCGCTGCCCTGGTACGCCTGGAGTCAGACCCCTGACGATGTGAGCTGTTCCATCACTCTGCCCCTATCTGTGAGCAAAGATGACGTTCGCGCGACATTCAAGCCTCAGGGATTCTCCCTGTCGTTATGCCCGCCTCACGCCCGCATCTACGATCATCCACCACAGAGTGCTGAAGAGCATCTCCTGCAGGGCACCATGGAAAACTGTACATTATGGGCATCTATCCTAGCAGACGAAAGTACATGGTCCTGGGAGACAAGTCCACACAACGCGAAGCTCGTTTTGCACATGACCAAGGCACATTCAGGTACACGTTGGCCGAGTCTGCTGGTCAACGACGATAGCGTCCCAGAGACGCTCGATGCCACCGATATGGCACCTATGATGGATCGCCTCGATCCATACACATCCTCTCGCCTCTTACAAGATGGTTTGGAAGACGAAGACTTTGACATGGGCACACCATGGCATCTTTCGTACATTGATGCGAATGGCAAGGTACTCCATGCCCAAGACCAGGTCTCGTTCCTCGCACGCAGTATACCCTCGAGTCGTGATCCAGCTGTGCTGCTCAAGCATGATATGGATGGTCATGTTTTCACACCACCCTCGCCCATCTCGTTCTTTGCATGGACGCACACAGAAACTGTGCCGGCCATCAGCTACGTTCTTGCATCCAAGCGCGACGCTCATCCGATATACATGTACCGCGGCACGTCCATGACATGGATCATAGCCGTCGAGACGCGTACGTCCACGTCACAGAGTCTGGTGTATGTATATGGCATCGGACACAACGAAGCGGGGCCGTCGACGTCAGGTTGGTGTCGTATACACCCACTAGAAGTCGGACCCGTGCTGGATGTGATGGTCATACCGTCACGACATGAGCTCGTGTGCTTGTGCGAGTCTTCAATTGCGATTATCActcatgcgctgctgggaTGACACGCGGGAGAATCGCTGTTTCAAGTAATATTTCACTTCCGGTAGGTCTGAGAATGTCTTGGGCATTCCATCCAGTGCTACAAAAGGTCCCTCCAATAGACTCTCGTAGTACTCTGGAGCATGTGGGAGCTGAGTCCGACCCTGATCAACCCACTGTTGGGCCTGCTCCATCGGAAGCCAATATTCCACGCCTGGGTGGAAAGACAAGTAGTGCTGGCAAGTAAGCAAAGGCGTCACGTACCTTTTTTCGCTTGAGTCGCTGGGAGACCAAGTCAGTCGAAATCACCTGCTGTGAGTATGGGTCCACGTACATGCAAATGCAAGTGCCGCATCGATGGGACATTGTGGAAGCCCGATTGAACACCCCATACCGTATGGCCCCAATCTGCCTCCGATTCAGGATAGTATGCATATGCTCCATCAGGGCGTACACGAGACTGCTTCATAGACTCATGAATCCTTACCACGAGTCGGTCTCTTGCGTCACTAATGCGTCGCAAAATGTCTCGCGCAAAGCGACTCTTCAGTAATGTGGATATCGATTCCATATCACTCTCTGGGACTTCTGTGCGTTCTTCGTTATAATTTACATAAAATGGAATCCGGGGCAATATAAGAAAATGATACTGCGCTTTAGGGTAGCCATCACAAATCGTGTATGTATACGGGTCGGCATCGACCAAGAGTCCTTTGGGAAAGGTCGATATATCTTTATGCTTGGCAATATATTTCAGCGCATCATACCACATTGCATTTGGCGGAGAAACAGACCACGGCTCTGTGCTATGCGCGAGTAGCAACGGCGCAGTTCGAGACATGGCCTTGCTTGCCATAGTACTTGAACAGGGCGTAGGCGGACGTGGAGCGTGTTCCTCCACGTGATAGAACGCGACCCCTGTGTTGTTTATTCCTATAGCCACGTGGGCAACACTTGAGAGGGGCGCCTGGTCTGACCTACGTCGCACGGCTCCTTGTGGCAATCGACGAGGCTCGACATGCCTAATCACGTTCCTCCAACAGGCATtcgacgctcgcgccgAATCGCAGAAAAGCGTGGAGATGCTTGCACTGAACAAAGCCCACCACCCATGCCATCCGCGCCCCGACTGGAGGCCGATACACCCCAATTTGATGGCCCACGCCCAGCTTGGGTGACGGGCCAAGATACCCGATCTGACACACTACCTGCCTCGCCTAAACGAGGTGCGGGTGGAACAGAGTTTGAGCCACGTGTGCTTCCTCCATTGAGTCAACATGCCATCAAGCATATGCCGATGAACAAGGGCACGCTTGGTATGGGTCTCTCTTTTCCAAAGCACACAAGCAACAAGTCCTTGACTGATACCACCCAAAGCAAATCGTCCCGTTCTCCTCGAAAAAGTGTCTCATTTCACGAAGTAGGAGAGAGGTCCTGTGAAGATTCGTCCGACTTCGCCGCAACCCCCACCCCCTTAGCGCCGCGTattggcacgctcgagtccGGTCGTTTCTCTCCCCATTCGCAGCCCGAGAATGACGGCCTTCTTGTATCAGAGGATCATGAGGAAGCAAAGGtgccgcctcggcatgTGTCCTCTCGCATGCAGCACTCTGCATCAATACGACGCGAGGCACCTATTCGGTTGGATACCATGCCGTCGGATGGCGATGTCATTGGTCTTGGTATCGACATTCCCGAGATACAAGATCCTGTGGAAGGAGTTACTGCTTCGATTAAGGGGATGTCACTCGAAAAGGCGCCTTTGCGAGAGCGCTCAACGAATGCTGGACCAAAACGAGTTCCATTTGGAGAAAAACGCCTCACACAAGATACCTTGAGAGACAAGAAGATGCAGTCGAGTTTCAAGATTTCGAGTCAAAACAAAGCCGAGGCTACATCAACAGCTTCTACGAGCAAGTTTGTGGACGAAAATGGACGTCCCATCTCATATACCATTCCTACGAAGCGATACATGCTCCCGTCGTGCCGCAAAGCACGTAGCAGCATGTCTCAGTCAGCGATGCAGCGTGATCGTGTTATGTTCTCTGTATCATACCAACATGCCCACAATCGCACAACAACACAACCTTCGATTCATATCAACCAACATTCTCGGCGAACCTATGCTCTACGCTAATGTCTAAGTGCGCCCAGGCAGTGGACCAAGCGGGCACAACTGGAAAAAGCGCTCACGCGGAATAAACACGAGCGCTGCGCGCTTGTGGGGAAAGTCAATCAGCTTTTCCACATGTCCGCCACACAGGCATTCGTACTCCACCATTTTGGTATtgctggcgcgtggctcACTGACGACACGCATCGTGCGCGGGTCTAGCAGGAACAGCATGTGGATGAGACTGCCCATCCAAGATCGCACCCTATGAGGACCACGAAACTTTTCCTCACCGACCAATGCGTGAAATCCACGGTCAAAGTCGCCTGCATCGTAGTAGGTACGAAGAGACGTTTCCTTGGCGTAGTAGATTTCCATGTAACCAAATGCTTCTCCATTCCATTCAGCGATAAGTGGTATGTGATCGCTCGAGGCCTCAAGGTCTTCGAGATATTTTTTGTGAGCTTCCCGTGGCATATTCTGGCGCCAGCCCGTGTTGACGCGGTCTGTTGCATGCCATGTATGCAGCAAATCTACATCAGCATCACAATTTGAGCGGGCGCAGCGGAAAGAAAGAGTCTGTCCCACCTCAGGAACATAGCGTCGGTATAGGGGCTGTGTCACGTCGGAAGCAGGAGGACGGAAAGGATGCagtggcgcagctgctaGACCCTGTGGTGCGCACTTGTACGACGCCTGCACCATGGGAAAAGCTGCATTGGTCTCCATGAACGGCACCCAAACATGTGGGCCGCCTGGTCCCGCCCCCTGCCAGAAAGCTGCGCGCGATACAACCAAGGTGCCATTGTGTAGCCAGTCTTGCTGCTGAATGTGATCGGGGTGAGGGAACGCAAGGCCAGAAGACAAAAGTGGCTTACGCCATGCACAGCCATCTGCTTCGAGCACAAAGTACTCTTGGTCAGGCCATAGCGTGAAGAGTACATAGGTACAAGCCCAGACTTGCCAAAGCGACAATGATATCGGGAGCGAGACGCGTGCCATACGAagcgcgcgtgcagcaAACGAGTTGTCATTGGGCTCTTCAGATGGGTGGGTGTATGGTTCACAAGGCGCTACTACGcgcacatgcggcacagCGAATGCATCATCGTTGGTTTCTATGCAAAGGTGGTGCACAGTGCGCCCCCTATGCTCGCCATCGTGCTGCACATGCACGTCGAGACGAGTATTTTCCTTGACATACAACGCGTACAACTGTGGCTTGACGATGACGGGCGCATGAATGTCGGGCTGTATCAGGGCCGAAGCTGCCATGTCAGGGCCAAGGGTTGAGCGAAAAAATCCACAGAAATGGAAGCGACGATCAAATCGATCGTGTCGTGTTCACCAACCCGAGATCTTATCTGATATTCGCGCGCGTTTTTTCTCGCACATGATTCGCCCTTATGGCATGATCATTTAACCAAGCTTTACCCCCCAGCGAATTTGGAAACACATTAGCTGAAAAAACACAAGACAAAACGCGATAGCTTCTTCTTCCTACTCGGCGATGGACCTTGCTACTGAGATGTACGATCACATCGGTGTGGGTTTTGGGCCTGCGAATCTCGCCCTGTGCATCTCGCTGCACGAAAATGAACGTGCCAAGGCAACTGGCTTCTCGATGTGTTTCCTCGAGAAGCAGACAGAATTTGCTTGGCACCCGGCGCTGCTCCTCCCTGGAGCCCAGCTGCAAGTATCGCCACTCAAGGACCTTGCCACCATGCGAGACCCGACGTCCTCGTGCACGTTCCTCAACTTTTTGCACGAGGAGGGACGCCTCATGCCGTATATCAATCGCGAAGAAAAAGTGCCAAGCCGTCGCGAATGGAGCGCGTACCTTGCCTGGGCTGCCAAGCGCATGGACTCGTATGTGCGATACGGACGTCAAGTGGTGGACATTGTACCGATGGAGGAGAAGGGCGTATTGTCGTACTACCGCATCGAGTGCGAGCATGTTGAAACTAAGCAGCGCGAGTCGTTCTTTTCACGCAACGTGAGTCTGGCGGTCGGTGGCTGGGCCAAAGTTCCTTATGTGTTCCAGTCGATGTACAAGTACCCCTCTGATCAAGGGCTTTCGCGGGTCGTGCATGCTTCGACGTTCCTCCCGCAGATCACCAAGTTGGCGCCGCTCCTTCATCGGAAGACGAAGCCTCTACGCTTCGCGATTATTGGAGGTGGTCAGTCGGCGGTTGAAATTCTGTGCTATCTTCGGAATCAGTTTGCGCAGGCAGACCTTGACATGATCTTCcgtgcgtcggcgctcGTGCCTTCCGACGATTCGCCGTTTGTGAATGCCGCGGCTTTTGACCCGTCGAGCGTATCCACGTTTTGGCAGAGTACAGCTCGGCAACGTGCAGCACAGCTTGCTGAATTCAAGCGCACCAACTATTCAGTCGTGCGCCACGACTTGCTGGGCCATGTCTATGAGATGGTATACGACCAGGATATTGACTACCGTGAGCCGATGGAGGAGGACAAGGGCAAGATTCGTCTGCTCAGCAATACAGAGCTTGtccgtgccgagcagcttTCGAGTGAGCACGGCGAAGATGAAGGCTGTATCCGGATTGACACCTGCACGAATGCAGGcgaggtgctcgagcgctCTGGCACGTACGACGCCGTGTTCCTTGGCACGGGCTTTGAGCGTGATCCGAGTCTTCTGCCCTTTGTCCAGACGCTAGCCAAGTATTTCCCGCTTCTCTCAACGCAGGGCGCTGCCCAGCTGCATGAGCAAGAGttggcgctggacgaccAAGTCATGCATTCACACGACCCTGAGAGTATGCGTGCACAGGTGCGTGGTATTACGCGCGATTACCGCCTGGTACCCGCTGACCTTTCGCAATGGCGCATGTCGCTTTCTATGCCGACGGATGTGGCTCAGTGCGTCGCACGGAGTCAGTTGGGCCGCGAGGGATGCCGTGAACCAAGTCTGCCGCCATCGCGAGCGGCCTCGCTGCCTGATACCAGCGCTGCTCAGTCCGAGGCACCCGCAGTGTCCGGCCAAATATTTTTATTCGGCTGCAATGAACGTACGCATGGCTTGTCCGACAGCCTCATGTCTATGGTCGCACACCGAGCGGGCATTGTGACAGCGTCGCTTCTGCATGCCAAGGGTATGTAACGAGCTTACTACCTGCGCCGGCCCGTGGGCGCCAATGTCTGGAAGAGGCGCTGTACGTCTTGCGAGCTGATCTCCAGGCCTAGCCCGCTCTGTGGGTAACATGTAAGTAAAATTCGACCTAAGCGTTCCACCTCTGCCGTAAACATGTCTTGACTGGACTGCCACACCTGCTGTagcacatgcgccagcTCAATGTGGGTGAGGGCCGTCGAtgcgtcttcgtcgtcgaagTGCTTTTGAATGCGTTTGgacagcgcctcgatggccTTGCGCACGTCCTTTTGTGATAGATCACGCACGAGTTTCTTGGCCGACGAGCGAGAAAAGTGACTGTGCAGGGCCACTTCGGTGGCCGGTGTCGTCGGCAAAAGGGtctcgatgccgtggcAGAAGTCGATGACCTTGCCGAGAGGCCGACGAAGGATGGTCTTGACGTAGCCCGTCAGACTTGTTTCAAACTGCGTTTGTGCTTGTGCCTGGACACGGACGAGGGCCGCGTTCGGTGGCGTGCCCGGCTTGATGCTGGTGTACAGGTGGAACACATTCATAATCACCAACACATGGTGATTCAGCTGGCCCTtgtcctcgtccatcatCGCACCCGCTGTCTGTGGGATCGACTGAATCGTTGTCATCAGCGCGTGGGCAATGCGATCGTATCCTTCATCGACGGCGGTGCGCACAGgcagcgcatccgcctcgcccATCTGCGCCTCCATACGAGCCACGAATCCAGGAAAGGCCTGGAACACGGGCAAAATGCCGCAGCGTCGATGGACGGACACCTTGGTCTGCTCGACAGCCTGCAGCTGTCCATGCAATAAGCGGCCCAGCTCTGCATGCAGCCGCGTCGAATTCTTGTGCAGCAACTCTGCCACacctgcaccgcctgccCGCTGCGTCAAGGTCCGTTGCGCCAGTTCCGTCTCGACAAGCATACCCACCACAGACCATGCGTTCTGCTGGTACGCCTGCGATACAAAAGCGTCGAGTTCTGGCACGACTACCGCAAAGATTTGGTGCATCGCAtgctcgagtgcctgcTGTGGGCCCTGCGTCGGAAGCGCCATCGTGACAGCAGCGCGGTGCTTATAGTATGGTTCCAAGTCCATATAGTCCGCAAATGTCAGGCTGTCGTCATTGATCTGGAGCAAGTCGGCCAGAAACGTCTGCTCAGCTGATACACGCGCTAGCAACGACGCCAAGATGCGCTGTAGTGCCTGACTAgggccgtcgtcgtggcgtgTGCGCCCAGCATGTTTGGCCGCCGCACCAAACActcgctgcagctcggTACGATAGCACTGAGCTTCAAATGCCATGTACATGTGGGAGAATTTGTCAAAGAGATCCGGCGTCGTCTCACGAAGGTACAAGGCGAGGCCGCAGTACTTTCCGAGCCATTGCTCCATGACGTCATGCGGCGGCAACGTGGGCTCGGATGCCATGGACAGCTGCGAGTGCTGCAAGTCGTTCAGCTgggcatgcatcgcacgctcgagctccgACTGGAACTCTGTCACGAGCCGCTCGTTAAATtcgcgcgctgcggctTCAGACTGCGCAAGGTGCTCGGCCATACCCTTAGTATCCACGCCTGCCATCTGCTTGTGTTTGTCAGGTCGCGACTGCAGAATGCTCTTGTAcagcgacgaggccgccgaCTCCAGGTCCGAGACCTGTGCGCCCGCCGAAAAGGTCGTTGTGGCAAGTTTCTGCATGGCTTGTTGATCGACCTGGATCGTCGATAATAGCGCCTCGACTTCCTGCAGCAATAGGTGCTGATTCGACGTCTGTACCTGCAAGCCGCGATTCTGGCTCTGAATGAAGCCAATGTCTTCCGAGCggctgagcagctgcatctTGTAGCCTGCTACACTCGCGTCAAGTCGATCGAGCTGCAAAAGCGCGTTGTCAATATCCCTGAGCACACGCGCAACGCGCTCATCCGGTTCGATCATGGCGTGGATCCCTGacgactcgagcgcggcgagctCTTCCAGTAAGCGTTCCTCGATCACATCCGCCGTGCCAAATCGTTTGGGACGCACATCTGGTGCCGCATGCCGTGCTACTTTCCACTCGAATCCCTCGAGCATCTCTTCCACCTGCGACAGTGTCGAATTTTCGTCATCTCgtggcgccacgagcgccgtggATGCTTGTGCTGCCGTAGGCCGAGTGAGTCGACGCTGTAAGAtgggccgcggcggcgctgtggtCACGGCAGGTGCGGCTGATGCAGACACTTCTTCGACCAGGGCcggctgctgcgtgcgttgCGGGACTGGCTGAGGCTCACGACGAggcgtgcgctgcggcaCACTGGGCGAAGCAGCCGTAGGCGGGGGTGGCTGCGTCATGGGCGGCTTCTCAGGTGGCGGCTTTTCTAGTATAGACGGCTCATACGACCACCCACTTATTTTGGGGAGCGCGCCATGGGCACGGTGCACGATCGTAGCCAGGTCATTGAGAAAGGGTATAGGGTCCTGCGACGCGTCAATTTCCCAGCGGTGCGTGATCGAAAAAGTGACCAACACGTTCGAGCCTTCGCGCACTATAGAGCGCACATGCGATGCTTCCCATTCCTTTCCGATACTGTATGTGCCATTGGCATTGCGTCGCGCCTTGTACACAAACGCACGCTGCTGACTCGGACTCACGCCCAGGATAATATACCGCGTCTTGCATGAGGGCGCTGCCTGAGATGCCGCATTGGCATCCGCATACTCTCGCACCTTCAAGTGCGATATGTATTCATTGTCTGCCACGCGGCTCTTGAGCGCCGCCCTGATCTGCTCGCTCATCGTCGGTGGCACAACCGCCACGAGCCGCGTCGAGTCGCTCCTATATGTTACGTAATACGGTCGCAGGGCCTGGGCCACCGACTCGTTTGCCGACCACCGCTGGGAGACGTGCATGAGTTCACCGAGCACGTTGTTTGTCGGCGGCGTTCGTGCGCGACTGTGGCGCGCACCACAGCCGCGTGCTGCCATTTTGTTTATTTGTGGGAATCCTGGTGTGACATCGTACTATACCGAGTACCTCACCCAGCTGTACGACGCCCTGCATGGCCAGTGCACGATCCTGTGCAAAGGTTCGCTCGGCATTGACGAGACAGGCCCTGAGGCGCCACCACCGACCGGCGTGTGGCCGTTTAGATACTATGGACTAGAGGACCAAATTGCATCGCAGAGCAGGGCGCTGGACACGCTGCGGGATCTCGTGCCTCCATCCACGCCCCTATTTGTCCAAGGCCACAGCCTGGGCGCATTCATGGCACTGCAGCTTTTGAATATGCATGCCGACAAAATTCATGCCATGTATCTTTTATTTCCCGCGATATGCCACATTGCTCAAGCGCCCCAGGCACGCATTACACGCACCTTTCTGTTCATGCCCGTCTTTGCGCTGGTCCATATGATGTGCTGGATCCTATCGCGCATTCCACGTTCGTGGCTCTATTGGATCATTGGGCACACGTCGTTGCGGTACAGTCCTGATGCTACGGCCGACTTGGTGGCCCGCCCGTACGCCGTTGCGACAGCGGTATACATGTTCCACGACGAGCTCCGCATGATTAAGGACATACCGACACATGTAGCAGAGCGGGCTAAAGACAAAATTGTTCGCAGCTACTGGGGACAGGGCGACTCAGACTCATGGTCCACGTCATTCCACAGGCGACACGCGGAATCGGCTCTCCATCTTGACCGATGGCAGAACGTGATCCATACAGCACCCCCCTCGAAGCATACCTCGACTGAGTGTCAAGACGCGCTACCCCATGCATTTTGTCTTCGCCACAGCGAAGCCATCGCGCGCATTACGTCACGCTGGGTGCAAGCGGATGGGCCAGGCCCGCATGGGCCGCTAGGTTGATGTGGAGGCATGGCTGCCTTGCCACGTACTACGATCGCGTTGACGGCCCATGTCGGCGGCTGCGCTTCCGTCGCTTGTCCAGCAATGGGCTTCGCTCGGTGCCtcgcatgcgccagcgGAGGATGTACCGAAAGACTCGCCTAGAATAGCTGCGGCTCTAAATACGTTTGCGTCGTACGTAGACGAGGCCAGGGGCCTGTACATCTGTGCCCAGGCCAGTGGACGTCGGGTCAATGTGTTTATGGACCGCAGTCAGTTGATGCAGAGCCTTTCATTTGATGATGTCAGGGGTGCTAAGAATGTGGTGCTGAAGGGCATCAGCAGTGTCGCACTCAGCAAAGATGCACCCGACTCGGACAGCCTCCTTCTCGCGGCCTCGTTTGGCGGGATCATCGCGATGTGGCGTCTCGATGCTATCAACCTCGCCAAGATGGGCCAGGCACCAAAGTATGGAAGATGGCGCCTCGAAGGCACGCTTCCCCTGCGTGGACAGCTCGTGTCGTCCTTGTCTGTTCGGCAGGGCCTCTTGGCCACAGGCAGCAATCAGTGTGTGTCGGTGTGGAAGCGTGGCACGTATGCCAATGCGCCATGGAAGCAAATTTGGTCAACACGAACGCCCCGTCCACTCTTGCGTGTGCAATGGTCACACGATGGCCAGTTTCTCGCGGCCGTTCCCCTGCACGATACACGCGTGCTCGTGTGGCATGTACAGGATAAGCAGGTTCACTTGGTCAGCAAGCTGCGTCATACACGCACCGTGCATTCGATTCACTGGCGACGTCCGCAAATGCCTGATGATAGTCGTCCACctgcgctcgtcgtgaTTACAACGAATGCCACAGCGTTCGTTTATGCCACTATGCCGACCGAGCTCACTTTCCGGCACTGGGCGACGGTGGATGCATCTAGCTATGCGGACGACATGTCCATGGCCCAGCGTGTCATTTCGCTCATGTATTGCGATGGATACCACGCGTCTGTGGCTCTGCGACACGATCTTCAACTTCTCGAACAGCAGGAGCAGTTGGCTCTGACGGGCGTTGCTTCATCGTCCGATACTGAGC
It includes:
- a CDS encoding N5-hydroxy-L-ornithine N5-transacylase, which gives rise to MAASALIQPDIHAPVIVKPQLYALYVKENTRLDVHVQHDGEHRGRTVHHLCIETNDDAFAVPHVRVVAPCEPYTHPSEEPNDNSFAARALRMARVSLPISLSLWQVWACTYVLFTLWPDQEYFVLEADGCAWRKPLLSSGLAFPHPDHIQQQDWLHNGTLVVSRAAFWQGAGPGGPHVWVPFMETNAAFPMVQASYKCAPQGLAAAPLHPFRPPASDVTQPLYRRYVPEVGQTLSFRCARSNCDADVDLLHTWHATDRVNTGWRQNMPREAHKKYLEDLEASSDHIPLIAEWNGEAFGYMEIYYAKETSLRTYYDAGDFDRGFHALVGEEKFRGPHRVRSWMGSLIHMLFLLDPRTMRVVSEPRASNTKMVEYECLCGGHVEKLIDFPHKRAALVFIPRERFFQLCPLGPLPGRT
- a CDS encoding L-ornithine N5-monooxygenase; translated protein: MDLATEMYDHIGVGFGPANLALCISLHENERAKATGFSMCFLEKQTEFAWHPALLLPGAQLQVSPLKDLATMRDPTSSCTFLNFLHEEGRLMPYINREEKVPSRREWSAYLAWAAKRMDSYVRYGRQVVDIVPMEEKGVLSYYRIECEHVETKQRESFFSRNVSLAVGGWAKVPYVFQSMYKYPSDQGLSRVVHASTFLPQITKLAPLLHRKTKPLRFAIIGGGQSAVEILCYLRNQFAQADLDMIFRASALVPSDDSPFVNAAAFDPSSVSTFWQSTARQRAAQLAEFKRTNYSVVRHDLLGHVYEMVYDQDIDYREPMEEDKGKIRLLSNTELVRAEQLSSEHGEDEGCIRIDTCTNAGEVLERSGTYDAVFLGTGFERDPSLLPFVQTLAKYFPLLSTQGAAQLHEQELALDDQVMHSHDPESMRAQVRGITRDYRLVPADLSQWRMSLSMPTDVAQCVARSQLGREGCREPSLPPSRAASLPDTSAAQSEAPAVSGQIFLFGCNERTHGLSDSLMSMVAHRAGIVTASLLHAKGM
- a CDS encoding INO80 complex subunit 1, with amino-acid sequence MESTSDSRSHTPMSEAVGHGASAGPTSMARTSSQARNQPVKRYDGEPLSRTDVQHAMLCYLFSDTRRVFTNPRAGTRGAPMSTFVHSVAHGGHETQGSASNANDSDKSALSHAPPAVQACVTSAMAGPHPSFVWPYGQSAGSARRSDESPEEKEAWEKRCSDYLTWRDAHYPMSITPVNELTDEDKQNDACMAWAHPGAEKLTFKELYIEALMNSGKCTKSMREKCFLDEEYAEDFSKVCLLVNVGRINTTLAFYPEMKTILRSYHPLPSLQKSENTRRNMQDAPRMKSLLKAVLLPSERPGPPGGSGTASASAKHEEGTDTEEVPTDVAEVARRLRRQRYPPTSVVTLIFLLTQQSTDIMSMHFPPPFDVHSLFFPQASHPVSAKDRANVFLWLLYHYLEGPAALPPGAPGTENPFDDDVSRAARHRAHEAWIQQGSVPLSEAHPLWQGTPNPAYAKWCEMYEHLLDPNGDTYASATSRRFIKKRGADPTDEADVPACPESHTDRLLVPAMPRMSPDAYAREDADPPEEIAWGKQMQEERAAFLVRFQEEEQAKVLAQSGILDDPEHGRYDEARPKKRLPMNTQSCYPLANILANAAAAGSHAGALTRSPIGFVKRARLSSRHSHSSRDHRLASSDLHDLDLDIDGDEHGDEHSQNSFWDLDLSAAMGSAPAPSMLQRAWERIKLHADQDDEKHDSDDDTNDSDDEAMLARQLLVLRRTREARGENKAQVAAV
- a CDS encoding DNA 5' AMP hydrolase involved in DNA repair — encoded protein: MASKAMSRTAPLLLAHSTEPWSVSPPNAMWYDALKYIAKHKDISTFPKGLLVDADPYTYTICDGYPKAQYHFLILPRIPFYVNYNEERTEVPESDMESISTLLKSRFARDILRRISDARDRLVVRIHESMKQSRVRPDGAYAYYPESEADWGHTVWGVQSGFHNVPSMRHLHLHVISTDLVSQRLKRKKHYLSFHPGVEYWLPMEQAQQWVDQGRTQLPHAPEYYESLLEGPFVALDGMPKTFSDLPEVKYYLKQRFSRVSSQQRMSDNRN